The genomic segment CCACGGTAAGCGCGTCCAGGCGCTCGGCGGGGCAAAGAACCACCTCATCGTCATGCCCGACGCCGATATGGACCAGGCGGTCAACGCACTGATCGGCGCGGGCTACGGATCCGGCGGCGAGCGCTGCATGGCCGTCTCGGTCGCCGTGCCGGTCGGCGAGGAGGCCGCGTCCGCGCTGATGGAGCGTCTGGTGCCGCGCGTGGAGTCCCTGAAGATCGGCCCGAGCCACGATGCGGACGCCGATTTCGGCCCGCTGGTGACCGCCGCCCATCGCGACCGCGTGCGCTCCTATGTGGATCTCGGCGTGGAGGAAGGCGCCGACCTCGTGGTCGACGGCCGCGGCTTCCAGATGCAGGGCTACGAGGACGGCTTCTATATCGGCGGCTGCCTGTTCGACAATGTGAAGCCGGACATGCGCATCTACAGGGAGGAGATCTTCGGGCCCGTCCTCTCCGTGGTGCGCGCGAAGGATTACGAGGAGGCGCTCAGCCTGCCGAACGAGCACGAATTCGGCAATGGCGTCGCGATCTTCACCCGCGACGGCGATGCCGCCCGCGATTTCGCGACCCGCGCCCAGATCGGCATGGTCGGCATCAATGTGCCGATCCCGGTGCCGCTCGCCTATCACTCCTTCGGCGGCTGGAAGGCCTCGCTCTTCGGCGCCCACAACCAGCACGGGCCGGACTCGTTCCACTTCTTCACCCGCGCCAAGACGGTCACGAGCCGCTGGCCGTCGGGCATCAAGGACACGGCCGAGTTCGTCATGCCGACCATGTCGTAGGGGATTTTCCCGGCCGGTACCGGTGCCTCAGGCGCCGGGCTCCGGCCGGGTCACCACATAGGCCGCGCAGCTGATCATGAAGACCGCCACGACACAGGCGAGCAGCCAACCGGGCCGCACGCTCAGCCAGAACAGCCCGTAGCCGGCCGCCATTCCCAGACAGGCCGCGACCTTGCCCCGGACCGGCACTGCGCCCTCGTCGCGCCAGGCCTTCAGCGTCGGCCCGAAGCGGGGATGGTCGAGCATCCAGGCCTCGAGCCGCGGCGAGGAACGGCCGAAGAACCAGGCGGCGAGGATCAGGAAGATCGTCGTGGGCAGGAGCGGGAGGAAGACACCCAGAAGGCCGAGCGCGAGCATGGCCAGCCCGAGCGCCAGAAACCCGATCTGCCGGCCACCATCGATCACCGCCCACGCCGTGCGGCGGACCGGTTTGAGAGGGCCCGGGCGATCCGGGCTGTTGAGGCCTGCAGGCATTCGCGATCCCGCAACGGTTTCGTGCCACATCTTCATAGAAGCAGGACAGGCCGTCTTTTCAAGGGGACCGGGCGCCCGCAGCCTCATACCGCGCCACTGTGACGCTCCAGCGCACGGGTGAGCGCGGAGATATCCCTCTGCAGCCGCCTGAGATCGTCCAGCGTCAGTCCCGAAGCCTCCAGGATGCAGCGCGGAATGTCACGCGCCTTCTCCCTGAGCGCCCGGCCCTCCTCCGTCAGGCGCACCCGCACCTGGCGCTCGTCGTTCGGGTCGCGGGCGCGGACCACATGGCCCATCGCCTCCAGCCGCTTGATCATCGGGGTCAGCGTACTCGATTCAAGTCCGAGCGTCTCGCCGAGCTCGCCCACCGTCCGCCCGTCCCGCTCCCATAGCGCCACCATCGCCAGATATTGCGTGTAGGTGAGGCCGAGAGGCGCAAGCAGCGGCTTGTAGACGCGGTTGAAGGCATGGCCGGCGGAATAGACCGCAAAGCAGAGGAAATCGCCCAGCGGAATCGCATCGTCCTTCGTGTCCCGGACATCGCCGGTCTGGCGGATATCGGCCATTTCTCACCTCGTTGTTCCTTCTCCCTCTAAATAAATCGCGCGCGATCATATCGCAAGCCATTGACAATGATCGGGCTCTATCTATATCAATCGTGCACGATCAATTATCGCACGATTTACTGAACCCCCAACTGCCCTACAGGAAAGGAAAGTCCCATGTCCGTGAATGTCCTCTACCGCACCTCCGCCCGCGCCACGGGCGGCCGCGACGGCCGCTCGGGCACGCTCGACGGCGCCGTCGACGTCAAGCTGGTCACCCCGAAGGAGCTCGGCGGCCCGGGTGGCGACGGTGTGAACCCGGAGCAGCTCTTCGCGACCGGCTATGCGGCCTGCTTTCTGGGTGCGATGAAGTTCGTCGCCTCGCAGGGCGGCCCGAAGGTTCCCGCCGACGCCCATGTCACGGCGACCGTCGGTATCGGCCCGCGCTCCGAAGGCGGTTTCGGGCTCGAGATCGCGCTCGAGATCGAGCTTCCGGGGATCGAGCGTGCGCAGGCGGAAGACCTCGTCGCCCGCGCCCATCAGGTCTGCCCCTATTCGAACGCGACCCGCAACAATATCGACGTGCAGCTGAGCGTCATCTGACATCCCGATGGGCCCGGCGCAGACAAAAAGCACCGGGCCAATCGTCTATTTCTCGGAGGCGAAGGCCTTGTCGCGCATCGCCGACAGCGCGTTGGCATGGGCGTCGAAGCCTTCGTACTGCGCGAAGCGGCGAGCATAGGGCGCGAGGATGTCGTAGCCCTTGCGCGTCACATGGCCGACCGAGATGCGCTTCATGTAGTCGAAGACACTCAGGGGAGACCAGGTACGCGCCGCCGAATTGGTCGGCAGAACCGCATTGGGGCCGAGCACGAAATTGCCGATGGAGACCGGCGTGTGCTCGCCCATCAGGATCTCGCCGGCATTGCGGATGAGACCGAGATACTGGTGCGGGTCCTTCGCCTGGATTTCCAGATGCTCGGGCGCATAGTCGTTCACGAAGGCGATGGCCGCGTCCATGTCGTCGGCGAGCACGATGCCGCCGCGCGGACCTGAGAGCACGTCGCGCGAGAAGCCCACGCGCTGCTCGCCCATCTCCGCCCAGAAATCCGGGATCGCGGCCCGCGCCGCCTCGGCCACCTCGCGCGAATTCGTCACCAGATAGGCGGAGCTGTCGGAGCCGTGCTCGGCCTCGATCAGGAGATCGAGCGCGCAGACCCGGCCATTCGCCGTCTCGTCGGCGAGGATGATGGATTCGCTCGGCCCCGCCGGGATGCCCGGATCGATGCGGTCCGACAGCAGCCGCTTCGCCGCGACGACCCACGGGCTGCCCGGCCCGACGATCTTCAGACAGCGCGGCACGGTCTCCGTCCCGTAGGCGACGGCGGCCACGGCCTGCGCGCCGCCGCATTTGTAGACGCGTTCCACACCGGCGATGCGGGCTGCGACCAGCGTCG from the Kaustia mangrovi genome contains:
- a CDS encoding CoA-acylating methylmalonate-semialdehyde dehydrogenase, translated to MREIGHFVAGRTVPGTSGRTGDVFKPATGEIQAKVALASPSEIDEIVANAAEAQAGWAATNPQKRARVLMEFCRLAYAEIDELAALLASEHGKTVPDAKGDLQRGLEVIEFAIGAPHLLKGEFTEGAGPGIDMYSMRQPLGVVAGITPFNFPAMIPMWMFGPAIACGNAFILKPSERDPSVPMRLAELMIEAGLPEGILNVVNGDKEAVETLLAHPGIAAISFVGSTPIARHVYQTAAAHGKRVQALGGAKNHLIVMPDADMDQAVNALIGAGYGSGGERCMAVSVAVPVGEEAASALMERLVPRVESLKIGPSHDADADFGPLVTAAHRDRVRSYVDLGVEEGADLVVDGRGFQMQGYEDGFYIGGCLFDNVKPDMRIYREEIFGPVLSVVRAKDYEEALSLPNEHEFGNGVAIFTRDGDAARDFATRAQIGMVGINVPIPVPLAYHSFGGWKASLFGAHNQHGPDSFHFFTRAKTVTSRWPSGIKDTAEFVMPTMS
- a CDS encoding YbaN family protein, whose protein sequence is MPAGLNSPDRPGPLKPVRRTAWAVIDGGRQIGFLALGLAMLALGLLGVFLPLLPTTIFLILAAWFFGRSSPRLEAWMLDHPRFGPTLKAWRDEGAVPVRGKVAACLGMAAGYGLFWLSVRPGWLLACVVAVFMISCAAYVVTRPEPGA
- a CDS encoding MarR family winged helix-turn-helix transcriptional regulator, with the translated sequence MADIRQTGDVRDTKDDAIPLGDFLCFAVYSAGHAFNRVYKPLLAPLGLTYTQYLAMVALWERDGRTVGELGETLGLESSTLTPMIKRLEAMGHVVRARDPNDERQVRVRLTEEGRALREKARDIPRCILEASGLTLDDLRRLQRDISALTRALERHSGAV
- a CDS encoding organic hydroperoxide resistance protein gives rise to the protein MSVNVLYRTSARATGGRDGRSGTLDGAVDVKLVTPKELGGPGGDGVNPEQLFATGYAACFLGAMKFVASQGGPKVPADAHVTATVGIGPRSEGGFGLEIALEIELPGIERAQAEDLVARAHQVCPYSNATRNNIDVQLSVI
- the hisD gene encoding histidinol dehydrogenase, which codes for MIPGVLPVSNDISFHILSDLDADGRNRLMARTEADLGPVIEKVRPIIEAVRTEGDAALSRFAKEFDRSPVEPDAIAATEADFDEAFAALEPEMVEVLEFASDNVRRFHEAQMPEEMWLKEMHPGVFAGDKVVPVDSVACYVPRGKGSFPSVVMMTAIPAVVAGVPKPVIVTPPGPDGKVDTATLVAARIAGVERVYKCGGAQAVAAVAYGTETVPRCLKIVGPGSPWVVAAKRLLSDRIDPGIPAGPSESIILADETANGRVCALDLLIEAEHGSDSSAYLVTNSREVAEAARAAIPDFWAEMGEQRVGFSRDVLSGPRGGIVLADDMDAAIAFVNDYAPEHLEIQAKDPHQYLGLIRNAGEILMGEHTPVSIGNFVLGPNAVLPTNSAARTWSPLSVFDYMKRISVGHVTRKGYDILAPYARRFAQYEGFDAHANALSAMRDKAFASEK